One Anopheles marshallii chromosome 3, idAnoMarsDA_429_01, whole genome shotgun sequence genomic region harbors:
- the LOC128716403 gene encoding RISC-loading complex subunit tarbp2, with protein MEQQCVDMSQPMLTMPNDSIATGVHTPLQGVSKKAARNKKMAKHAECSVPIEEALKTELTTNNMKTPISVLQELLSRRGITPQYDLIQVEGAVHEPTFRYRVSYKDKDAMGTGKSKKEAKHAAAKALIEKLTGSTFNDYPGATNNMKTPISVLQELLSRRGITPQYDLIQVEGTVHEPAFRYRVSYQDKDAMGTGKSKKEAKQAAAKALIEKLMGSVYYDQHDRTILNGLKHDAANVQTIGNSRVPTNEEEPTGNPIGWLQEMCMARRWPPPTYETETEKGLPHERQFTIACVVLKFREVGEGKSKKVAKRQAAQKMWQRLQDQPWEPNQLEEDGNEEVCLRLTSDEMSGVKDGCTPTLTTSQSQKVSQFHKALKSRTGENLQQLQSLNIYDRAQDFVDILDEIAKEQRFEVTYVDIDEKSFNDKFQCLVQLSTMPVAVCYGSGTTVPEAHARAAQHSLEYLRIMTKC; from the exons ATGGAGCAGCAATGCGTGGATATGTCTCAACCTATGTTGACCATGCCGAACGACTCAATAGCAACCGGTGTTCATACTCCCCTTCAAGGCGTTTCTAAAAAGGCTGCCCGCAacaagaaaatggcaaaacatgCGGAATGTTCCGTGCCGATCGAGGAAGCACTCAAAACGGAACTTACCACGAACAACATGAAAACACCTATATCGGTACTGCAGGAACTGCTCAGTCGCCGTGGCATTACACCGCAGTATGATCTCATACAGGTGGAGGGAGCAGTGCACGAACCTACCTTCCGATATCGTGTATCgtataaagataaagatg CAATGGGAACGGGAAAATCCAAAAAGGAAGCCAAACATGCTGCAGCCAAAGCACTAATAGAGAAGCTAACTGGATCGACTTTTAACGATTATCCCGGTGC CACGAACAACATGAAAACGCCTATATCGGTGTTGCAGGAGCTGCTTAGCCGCCGAGGCATTACACCGCAGTACGACTTAATACAGGTGGAGGGAACCGTACACGAACCAGCCTTCCGGTACCGCGTGTCGTATCAGGATAAAGACG CAATGGGTACGGGAAAAtccaaaaaagaagcaaaacaagcggCTGCCAAAGCGTTGATAGAAAAGCTGATGGGATCTGTGTATTACGATCAACATGATCGTACGATCCTGAACGGTTTGAAGCACGA TGCCGCAAATGTGCAAACCATCGGCAACAGCCGGGTACCCACCAACGAGGAAGAACCAACGGGAAATCCGATCGGCTGGCTGCAGGAAATGTGTATGGCACGGCGATGGCCGCCGCCAACGtacgaaacggaaacggagAAAGGTCTTCCGCACGAGCGCCAGTTCACGATAGCGTGCGTGGTACTAAAGTTCCGAGAGGTGGGCGAAGGCAAAAGCAAGAAAGTCGCCAAACGACAAGCTGCCCAAAAGATGTGGCAACGGCTGCAGGATCAACCGTGGGAACCGAACCAATTGGAAGAGGACGGCAATGAAGAGGTATGTTTAAGGCTGACTTCTGATGAAATGTCTG GGGTAAAGGATGGCTGCACACCAACACTCACGACAAGCCAGAGCCAAAAGGTGTCCCAGTTCCATAAAGCACTTAAGTCGCGCACGGGCGAAAATTTGCAACAGCTGCAG TCTCTTAATATATACGATCGAGCACAGGATTTCGTCGATATTCTGGACGAAATTGCTAAGGAGCAACGGTTCGAGGTGACGTACGTGGATATCGACGAGAAGTCATTCAACGATAAATTCCAGTGTTTGGTTCAGTTGTCTACGATGCCGGTGGCTGTGTGCTATGGCAGCGGTACGACGGTTCCAGAAGCGCATGCTAGAGCCGCCCAACATTCGCTCGAGTATCTGAGGATAATGACCAAATGCTAA
- the LOC128716400 gene encoding methylosome protein 50-like: protein MDYSKRVDMIATYSVPPTYHPPVTLSELAKSTDYPNMNSVQYRLTEAVPLPDKKLPPFLDLATVNEAGNVIVAGNNYTGRLWDGAFCGWQKVEDLFQEEKVTFSKQCDAIITALAYTMDDALFLLGNDKGSIELWSTGNAVRGPGLYLVDKQNQHIGVITALDKFQSTERTVISGSMDGCIILWDSSQGDLQSTTRLQHAHLGAITSIATDSSQDSLAVSCSNDRSALMWDFRELKPGVALYEKHDVPFTTIRWCSDSDWNRLVAIGDEAGRVYFIDTRQPNVFLETLECFDRKVHKISFHRKHFAVLGNTPEVKFYNNKSKEIRMENSASNYVRDIIWGETNGDGISCTLIGWDSYTKQLSLNE from the exons aTGGACTACAGCAAGCGTGTAGATATGATAGCAACCTATAGTGTGCCACCCACTTATCATCCCCCGGTAACTTTAAGCGAGCTGGCCAAAAGCACAGACTATCCGAACATGAACTCGGTGCAATATCGCCTAACGGAAGCGGTTCCATTGCCGGATAAGAAGCTTCCCCCGTTTCTCGATCTGGCGACCGTCAACGAGGCGGGAAACGTTATCGTAGCTGGCAATAATTACACCGGTCGGCTGTGGGACGGTGCCTTCTGTGGATGGCAAAAGGTGGAGGATCTTTTCCAGGAGGAGAAAGTAACCTTCAGCAAGCAATGTGATGCGATCATAACGGCGCTAGCCTACACAATGGACGACGCTTTG TTTCTTCTGGGCAATGATAAAGGGTCGATCGAACTGTGGTCCACGGGGAACGCCGTTCGCGGGCCGGGTCTTTACCTGGTAGACAAACAGAACCAGCATATTGGAGTGATCACGGCGCTGGACAAGTTCCAAAGCACCGAGCGTACCGTAATTTCCGGCTCGATGGACGGATGCATCATACTGTGGGATTCCAGTCAGGGCGATTTGCAATCGACCACCAGGTTGCAGCATGCTCATCTCGGTGCAATCACCTCTATTGCCACCGATTCCAGCCAGGATTCGTTAGCCGTCAGCTGTTCGAACGATCGGTCCGCATTGATGTGGGACTTCCGGGAGCTAAAACCGGGTGTGGCGCTGTACGAAAAGCATGATGTCCCGTTCACCACCATCCGGTGGTGTAGTGACAGTGACTGGAACCGGTTGGTGGCTATTGGGGATGAAGCGGGACGCGTGTACTTTATCGATACACGGCAACCGAACGTTTTCCTCGAGACGTTGGAGTGTTTCGACAGGAAGGTTCACAAAATATCATTCCACAG GAAACACTTTGCCGTGCTGGGGAATACACCCGAGGTTAAATTCTATAACAACAAATCGAAAGAGATTCGCATGGAGAACAGTGCCTCCAACTATGTGCGTGATATTATTTGGGGTGAAACGAACGGCGACGGCATTTCCTGCACATTGATCGGATGGGACAGTTATACTAAACAGCTATCACTTAATGAATGA
- the LOC128714085 gene encoding short/branched chain specific acyl-CoA dehydrogenase, mitochondrial, with the protein MLQNVLRQAVRSVGSIGTRTFASSSFGTANGATSPLTYLSEDELVMKETVAKMAQEQIAPLVKKMDEEHQFDPSVVRALFDNGLMGIEVSDEYGGSACNFMTTMLVVEELSKVCPATAAFVDIHNTLVNSLMIKLGTAEQKSKYLPKLSQEFSGSFALSEPSAGSDAFSLKTTAKKDGNHYVLNGTKMWISNSDLSGVFLIMANANPSAGYRGITTFIVERDYEGFTVGKRESKLGICASGTCTLHLDNVRVPEENILGEFGKGYQYAAGFLNEGRIGIGAQMIGLAQGCLDATIPYLLERKQFGSDLYSFQSMQHQIATIATEIEAARLLTYNAARLQEAGAPFLKQAAMAKFYASEVAQRTTVKCIDWMGGVGFTKDFPQEKYYRDCKIGAIYEGTTNMQLSTIAKVMKKEYQS; encoded by the coding sequence ATGCTGCAAAACGTTCTCCGCCAGGCGGTCCGATCGGTCGGCTCGATCGGGACGCGCACGTTCGCCAGCTCCTCGTTCGGTACGGCCAACGGTGCCACATCGCCCCTTACCTACCTGAGCGAGGACGAGCTGGTGATGAAGGAAACGGTGGCCAAGATGGCACAGGAACAGATTGCGCCGCTGGTGAAGAAGATGGACGAGGAGCACCAGTTCGATCCGTCCGTGGTGCGGGCCCTGTTCGACAACGGGCTGATGGGTATTGAGGTGAGCGACGAGTACGGGGGCAGTGCGTGCAACTTCATGACCACCATGCTGGTGGTGGAGGAACTGTCCAAGGTGTGCCCGGCAACGGCCGCCTTCGTCGACATCCACAACACGCTCGTCAACTCGCTCATGATCAAGCTCGGCACGGCGGAACAGAAGAGCAAGTATCTGCCGAAGCTAAGCCAGGAGTTCAGTGGCAGCTTTGCGCTGTCCGAACCGTCCGCCGGATCGGATGCGTTCTCGCTGAAGACCACCGCCAAGAAGGACGGTAACCACTACGTGCTGAACGGTACGAAAATGTGGATCTCCAACTCCGACCTTTCCGGTGTGTTCCTGATCATGGCGAACGCCAACCCATCCGCTGGATATCGTGGCATTACGACCTTCATCGTCGAGCGCGATTACGAAGGATTCACCGTGGGCAAGAGGGAAAGCAAGCTGGGTATCTGTGCGTCCGGTACGTGCACGCTGCATCTGGACAACGTACGCGTCCCGGAAGAGAATATTCTCGGTGAGTTCGGCAAGGGTTACCAGTATGCGGCCGGGTTCCTGAACGAGGGACGCATTGGTATTGGGGCGCAAATGATTGGGCTGGCCCAGGGATGCCTGGATGCGACCATCCCGTACCTGCTCGAGCGCAAACAGTTCGGTTCCGATCTGTACTCGTTCCAGAGCATGCAGCATCAGATCGCTACGATCGCAACGGAAATTGAAGCTGCCCGTCTGCTGACGTACAATGCGGCCCGTTTGCAGGAGGCTGGCGCGCCGTTCCTGAAACAAGCGGCCATGGCTAAGTTCTACGCGTCGGAAGTGGCGCAACGTACCACGGTCAAGTGTATCGACTGGATGGGTGGTGTTGGCTTTACGAAGGATTTCCCGCAGGAGAAGTACTATCGCGATTGTAAGATCGGTGCGATCTACGAGGGTACCACCAACATGCAGCTCAGCACGATCGCCAAGGTCATGAAGAAGGAGTATCAGTCGTAA